One genomic window of Ottowia oryzae includes the following:
- a CDS encoding tripartite tricarboxylate transporter TctB family protein has translation MRIKSQKDFFAGLLYMGIGIAFAWGATNYNIGDGARMGPGYFPLLLGIVLAVIGAIVMIRAMVVETADGEPIGQWAWKPLVLIILANFVFGILLGGMPSLGIPAMGLIAAIFGLTFLSALAGSEFKFIEVLILAIVLAVGSWAAFVWGLNLQFQVWPSFISG, from the coding sequence GTGCGCATAAAAAGTCAAAAGGACTTTTTCGCCGGCCTCTTGTACATGGGCATCGGCATTGCCTTTGCCTGGGGCGCGACGAACTACAACATCGGTGACGGGGCCCGCATGGGGCCTGGTTACTTCCCACTCCTGCTGGGCATCGTCCTGGCCGTGATTGGCGCGATTGTGATGATCCGCGCCATGGTCGTGGAGACGGCCGACGGCGAGCCAATTGGCCAATGGGCATGGAAGCCCCTGGTGCTGATCATCCTGGCCAACTTCGTGTTCGGCATCCTGCTGGGCGGCATGCCCAGCCTGGGCATCCCGGCGATGGGCCTGATCGCTGCGATCTTCGGGCTGACTTTCCTGTCGGCACTGGCCGGCTCGGAATTCAAGTTCATCGAAGTGCTGATCCTGGCCATCGTTCTCGCGGTAGGCAGCTGGGCCGCGTTCGTCTGGGGCTTGAACCTGCAGTTCCAGGTCTGGCCGAGCTTCATCTCAGGTTGA
- a CDS encoding GspE/PulE family protein, giving the protein MKTASRPAPLTAQVQAYQGPLAWRHLVDWLQEDGVISQDEADRTIARCSQGESSQPPLVRLAAVGILRQSDGQPLDLDELTQFLARRAGLDYMRIDPLKVDAGKVGDVMSANYAERHKVLPVLVGPSEVVVATSEPFIQEWVGEVERQSRRKVRRVVANPLDIKRYTAEFFALAKSVRAAVKTGGTTGVASFEQLVELGKSGRQLDANDQGVIQVVDWLWQYAFDQRASDIHLEPRRDQGVIRFRIDGVLHPVYQVPPGVMNAITARVKLLGRMDVVERRRPQDGRIKTRGPNGDEFEMRLSTLPTAFGEKLVMRIFDPDTAVKDLAALGFTPHDAERWESLVQRPHGIILVTGPTGSGKTTTLYSTLRRVATEEVNVSTIEDPIEKIDPALNQTQVQPQLDFSFAEGVRALMRQDPDIIMIGEIRDLETAEMAVQAALTGHLVFSTLHTNDAPSALTRLMELGVPAYLLNATILGVLAQRLVRTLCPLCKQPDERGTTELLAEAVKPWKINSGNYRPYKPVGCVDCRMTGFRGRLGIYELLTVTEAFRGQVHEGASMGALRKQAVLDGMRPLRLAGAMRAAEGLTTLEEVVAATPPLT; this is encoded by the coding sequence ATGAAAACCGCATCCCGCCCCGCGCCGCTGACGGCGCAAGTGCAGGCCTACCAGGGGCCGCTGGCCTGGCGCCATCTTGTGGATTGGTTGCAGGAAGACGGCGTCATCTCGCAGGACGAGGCCGACCGCACGATCGCGCGCTGTTCGCAGGGCGAGAGCTCGCAACCCCCGCTGGTGCGACTGGCGGCGGTGGGCATCCTGCGCCAGTCCGACGGCCAACCGCTGGATCTCGACGAGCTGACGCAGTTCCTCGCCCGCCGCGCCGGGCTGGACTACATGCGCATCGATCCGCTGAAGGTGGACGCGGGCAAGGTGGGCGACGTGATGAGCGCCAACTACGCCGAGCGGCACAAGGTGCTGCCGGTGCTGGTCGGCCCCAGCGAAGTGGTGGTGGCCACCAGCGAGCCGTTCATTCAGGAATGGGTGGGAGAGGTAGAGCGCCAGTCGCGCCGCAAGGTGCGCCGCGTGGTCGCCAACCCGCTGGACATCAAGCGCTACACGGCCGAATTCTTCGCCCTGGCCAAGTCGGTGCGCGCGGCGGTCAAGACCGGCGGCACGACGGGCGTGGCCAGCTTCGAGCAGCTGGTGGAGCTGGGCAAATCAGGCCGCCAACTGGACGCCAACGACCAGGGCGTGATCCAGGTGGTCGACTGGTTGTGGCAGTACGCGTTCGATCAGCGCGCCAGCGACATCCACCTCGAGCCGCGCCGCGACCAGGGCGTGATCCGCTTCCGTATCGACGGGGTGCTGCACCCGGTCTACCAGGTGCCGCCGGGTGTGATGAACGCCATCACCGCGCGGGTCAAACTGCTGGGCCGCATGGACGTGGTGGAGCGCCGCCGCCCGCAGGACGGCCGCATCAAGACACGCGGGCCGAACGGCGATGAGTTTGAAATGCGCTTGTCCACGCTGCCCACCGCGTTCGGTGAAAAGCTGGTGATGCGCATTTTCGATCCCGACACGGCGGTCAAAGACCTGGCGGCGCTGGGGTTCACCCCACACGATGCCGAGCGATGGGAAAGCCTGGTGCAAAGGCCGCACGGGATCATTCTGGTCACCGGCCCGACGGGCTCGGGCAAGACGACCACCTTGTATTCCACGTTGCGCCGGGTTGCCACGGAAGAGGTGAACGTCAGCACCATTGAAGACCCGATCGAAAAGATCGACCCCGCGCTGAACCAGACGCAGGTGCAGCCGCAGCTCGATTTCAGCTTCGCCGAAGGCGTGCGTGCGCTGATGCGCCAAGACCCTGACATCATCATGATCGGTGAGATCCGCGATCTGGAGACGGCTGAAATGGCGGTACAGGCCGCGCTGACGGGCCACTTGGTCTTCAGCACGCTGCACACCAACGACGCCCCTTCGGCGCTGACCCGGCTGATGGAGTTGGGCGTGCCCGCCTACCTGCTGAACGCCACCATCCTGGGCGTGTTGGCACAGCGCCTGGTGCGCACACTGTGCCCGTTGTGCAAGCAGCCCGACGAGCGCGGTACGACGGAATTGCTCGCCGAGGCCGTCAAGCCCTGGAAGATCAACAGCGGCAACTACCGGCCCTACAAACCGGTCGGTTGTGTCGACTGCCGGATGACGGGTTTCCGTGGGCGGCTTGGGATTTATGAACTGTTGACCGTCACCGAAGCTTTCCGCGGGCAGGTGCACGAAGGCGCCAGCATGGGTGCGCTGCGCAAGCAGGCGGTGCTGGACGGCATGCGCCCCTTGCGCCTGGCCGGCGCCATGCGCGCGGCCGAGGGGCTGACCACGCTGGAAGAAGTCGTCGCCGCCACGCCGCCGCTGACCTGA
- a CDS encoding spermidine synthase codes for MKSDVSASSEVNLSESDGIRYLHLGTEWVQGSMRIKAPFDIDLEYVQRMMAWLLFVPPDTVAGRHAMQLGLGAGAITKFCYKKLRMTCTAVEINPRVADVCQAWMRLPPQDERLRVVIADAAREIQDPQWLGTVDALAVDLYDEDAAGPVLDSEDFYADCRRLLTDEGCMTVNLFGRTASFERSLSRISQVFGADAVWAFKPTREGNTVLLAQRTPQRPKRAALEARAEVIEARWDLPARKWLKVFKAVEK; via the coding sequence GTGAAAAGTGATGTCTCGGCCTCGTCGGAGGTCAATCTTTCTGAAAGCGACGGCATTCGTTACCTGCACCTTGGAACCGAATGGGTGCAGGGCTCGATGCGCATCAAGGCGCCTTTCGATATCGACCTGGAATACGTGCAGCGCATGATGGCGTGGCTGCTGTTCGTGCCGCCCGATACCGTAGCAGGCAGGCATGCCATGCAATTGGGCCTTGGCGCAGGCGCCATAACGAAGTTCTGCTATAAAAAACTGAGAATGACCTGCACGGCGGTAGAGATCAATCCGCGCGTTGCCGATGTCTGCCAGGCGTGGATGCGTCTGCCGCCGCAGGATGAGCGCCTGCGCGTGGTCATAGCCGATGCCGCGCGAGAAATTCAGGATCCGCAGTGGCTGGGCACGGTCGACGCGCTGGCCGTCGACCTGTACGACGAAGACGCCGCCGGCCCGGTGCTGGACAGCGAGGATTTCTACGCCGATTGCCGGCGCCTGCTGACGGACGAGGGCTGCATGACGGTCAACCTGTTTGGCCGCACCGCCAGTTTCGAGCGCAGCCTGTCGCGCATCAGCCAGGTGTTTGGCGCAGACGCAGTCTGGGCCTTCAAGCCCACACGCGAGGGCAACACCGTCTTGCTGGCCCAGCGCACGCCGCAGCGGCCGAAGCGTGCGGCGCTGGAGGCGCGCGCCGAAGTGATAGAAGCGCGCTGGGATCTGCCCGCGCGCAAATGGCTCAAGGTATTCAAGGCAGTCGAAAAATGA
- the glmM gene encoding phosphoglucosamine mutase, protein MARKYFGTDGIRGTVGQSPITPDFVLRLGHAVGRVLRQSQPRPTVLIGKDTRISGYMLESALESGLNSAGADVVLLGPVPTPAVAYLTRAQRADLGIVISASHNPFADNGIKFFSGAGTKLPDQWEQDVEAALDEAPQWADSSHLGRARRLDDAAGRYIEFCKSTFSHWLSLRGLKLVVDAANGAAYQIAPKVFHELGAEVIAIGCTPDGLNINDGVGATHPQKLIAAVLAHHADYGIALDGDADRLQMVDRTGRLFNGDELLYLLAADRLAHLRAKGTQRGPELGGVVGTLMTNMAVELALKRLGYDFVRAKVGDRYVLEELLARGWTLGGEGSGHLLALDRHSTGDGLVSALQVLRACVASGQTLAELLADVTLFPQTLINVRLPAGQDWRAAPELPAVTQAVEAELAGSGRVLIRPSGTEPVVRVMVEARDGAQAEACAHRLADALRGPQ, encoded by the coding sequence ATGGCCCGTAAATACTTTGGAACCGATGGCATTCGAGGCACGGTGGGGCAGTCGCCCATCACGCCCGACTTCGTGCTGCGCCTGGGGCACGCCGTGGGGCGGGTGCTGCGGCAAAGCCAGCCCCGGCCCACCGTGTTGATCGGCAAAGACACGCGCATATCCGGCTACATGCTCGAAAGCGCGCTGGAATCGGGCTTGAACTCTGCCGGTGCAGATGTCGTGCTGCTGGGCCCGGTGCCCACGCCCGCGGTGGCGTACCTCACGCGGGCGCAGAGGGCAGACCTGGGCATTGTCATCAGTGCCAGCCACAACCCGTTTGCCGACAACGGCATCAAATTCTTCAGCGGTGCGGGCACCAAGCTGCCTGACCAGTGGGAACAGGACGTGGAAGCCGCCCTGGACGAAGCGCCGCAGTGGGCCGACTCCAGCCACCTGGGGCGTGCGCGCCGCCTGGACGACGCGGCTGGCCGCTACATCGAGTTCTGCAAGAGCACCTTCAGCCACTGGCTTTCCTTGCGTGGCCTGAAGCTGGTGGTCGACGCCGCCAACGGCGCTGCCTACCAGATCGCGCCCAAGGTTTTCCACGAGCTGGGCGCCGAGGTCATCGCCATTGGCTGCACGCCCGATGGGCTGAACATCAACGACGGCGTGGGGGCCACGCACCCCCAGAAGCTCATCGCGGCGGTGCTGGCGCACCACGCCGACTACGGCATTGCGCTGGATGGCGACGCCGACCGCCTGCAGATGGTCGACCGCACGGGGCGCCTGTTCAACGGCGACGAATTGCTGTACCTGCTGGCCGCCGACCGCCTGGCGCACCTGCGCGCCAAGGGCACGCAGCGCGGCCCTGAGTTGGGCGGCGTGGTGGGCACCTTGATGACCAACATGGCGGTGGAGCTTGCGCTCAAGCGCCTGGGCTACGACTTTGTGCGCGCCAAGGTGGGCGACCGCTATGTGCTGGAAGAGCTGCTTGCGCGCGGCTGGACGCTGGGCGGCGAAGGCTCTGGCCACCTGCTGGCGCTGGACAGGCACAGCACCGGTGACGGCCTGGTGTCGGCCCTGCAGGTGCTGCGCGCCTGCGTGGCCAGCGGCCAGACGCTGGCCGAGTTGCTGGCCGACGTGACCTTGTTCCCGCAGACCTTGATCAACGTGCGTTTGCCTGCTGGGCAGGATTGGCGCGCTGCGCCCGAATTGCCGGCGGTTACCCAGGCCGTCGAGGCAGAGCTGGCGGGCAGCGGCCGGGTGTTGATCCGCCCCAGTGGCACCGAACCGGTGGTGCGCGTGATGGTCGAAGCGCGCGATGGCGCCCAGGCCGAGGCTTGCGCCCATCGTCTGGCCGACGCGCTGCGCGGCCCGCAGTAA
- the folP gene encoding dihydropteroate synthase: MQWKTTRFDIDLSEPQVMGIVNLTPDSFSDGGQFHDPVHALRHCERLLKDGAHMLDIGGESTRPGSGGVSVEQELQRVLPVVREAVKFNVPISVDTSKPEVMSAVLDLGADIINDVWALRRAGTDGGPSATDVVRAHPACGVCVMHMHGDPSTMQLQPMDGDVVPEVLLFLERSAQALQALGVQKARIAIDPGIGFGKTVAQNYALLARQSELLQPGYPLLVGWSRKSSIGAVSADAQGNVPPAAQRLGGSVAAAVLAAERGARIVRVHDVRETVQALQVWRAVAVQAGSSQRLV; this comes from the coding sequence ATGCAATGGAAAACCACACGATTCGACATTGACCTCAGCGAGCCGCAGGTCATGGGTATCGTCAACCTGACGCCGGATTCGTTTTCTGACGGCGGCCAATTCCACGATCCGGTGCACGCGCTTCGGCATTGCGAACGGTTGCTGAAGGACGGTGCGCACATGCTCGACATCGGCGGCGAATCGACGCGCCCGGGCAGCGGTGGCGTGTCGGTCGAGCAAGAGCTTCAGCGGGTACTGCCAGTCGTGCGCGAGGCCGTCAAATTCAACGTGCCCATCTCGGTGGACACGTCCAAGCCCGAGGTCATGTCGGCGGTGCTCGATTTGGGCGCCGACATCATCAACGACGTGTGGGCGTTGCGACGAGCCGGCACCGACGGCGGCCCCAGCGCCACGGATGTCGTGCGCGCGCACCCGGCGTGCGGCGTCTGCGTGATGCACATGCACGGCGACCCTTCGACGATGCAGCTTCAGCCGATGGACGGTGACGTGGTGCCTGAAGTGCTCCTGTTCTTGGAGCGTTCAGCGCAAGCACTGCAAGCGCTGGGGGTTCAAAAGGCCCGAATTGCCATAGACCCGGGCATCGGGTTCGGCAAGACCGTGGCGCAGAACTACGCCCTGTTGGCCAGGCAGTCCGAGCTGTTGCAGCCGGGCTATCCGCTGCTCGTTGGCTGGTCGCGCAAGTCGTCGATTGGCGCGGTTTCGGCCGACGCGCAAGGCAACGTTCCGCCTGCCGCGCAGCGCTTGGGTGGCAGCGTGGCGGCGGCCGTGCTGGCTGCAGAGCGCGGTGCGCGCATCGTGCGGGTGCACGACGTGCGCGAAACCGTGCAGGCGCTGCAAGTCTGGCGCGCCGTGGCGGTGCAGGCCGGTTCTTCACAACGGCTGGTTTAA
- the ftsH gene encoding ATP-dependent zinc metalloprotease FtsH, with product MKNQWFSKIAVWMVIAMVLFTVFKQFDGGRMANSSHVGYSDFLEDVRNNRVKEATIQESPGGTDIVAVMNDDRRVRTQATYLDRGLVGDLINHNVKFDVKPREEGSLLTTLLVSWGPMLLLIGVWVYFMRQMQGGGKGGAFSFGKSKARMLDENTNQVTFADVAGCDEAKEEVKEVVDFLKDPQKFQKLGGRIPRGLLLVGPPGTGKTLLAKSIAGEAKVPFFSISGSDFVEMFVGVGAARVRDMFENAKKNAPCIIFIDEIDAVGRQRGAGLGGGNDEREQTLNQMLVEMDGFETNLGVIVVAATNRPDILDAALLRPGRFDRQVYVTLPDIRGREQILNVHMRKIPIGQDVSPNVIARGTPGMSGADLANLCNEAALMAARRNARVVEMQDFEKAKDKIFMGPERKSMVMPEEERRNTAYHESGHALIGKLLPKCDPVHKVTIIPRGRALGVTMSLPENDRYSYDKEYMLNQISMLFGGRIAEEVFMNQMTTGASNDFERATNLARDMVMKYGMSEVMGPMVYAENEGEVFLGRSVTKTTNISGATMQKVDGEVRRIIDEQYALARKLIEDNQDKMHAMAKALLEWETIDAEQLDDIMAGRAPRPPKDFTPRTPSSGGSGGTPSEVTKPADPAPSAA from the coding sequence TTGAAGAATCAATGGTTCTCGAAGATCGCCGTTTGGATGGTGATCGCGATGGTGCTGTTCACTGTGTTCAAACAGTTCGACGGCGGCCGCATGGCGAATTCGTCGCATGTGGGCTACTCGGATTTTCTGGAAGATGTGCGCAACAACCGCGTGAAGGAAGCCACCATCCAGGAAAGCCCCGGTGGTACCGACATCGTCGCCGTGATGAACGACGACCGCCGCGTGCGCACCCAAGCCACCTACCTCGATCGCGGGCTGGTCGGCGACCTGATCAACCACAACGTCAAGTTTGACGTCAAACCGCGCGAAGAAGGCTCGCTGCTGACCACGCTGCTGGTCAGCTGGGGCCCGATGCTGCTGTTGATCGGCGTGTGGGTGTACTTCATGCGCCAGATGCAGGGCGGTGGCAAGGGCGGCGCGTTCAGCTTCGGCAAGTCCAAGGCGCGCATGCTGGACGAGAACACCAACCAGGTTACCTTTGCTGATGTGGCTGGCTGCGATGAAGCCAAGGAAGAAGTCAAGGAAGTCGTGGACTTCCTGAAAGACCCGCAGAAGTTCCAGAAGCTGGGCGGCCGCATTCCGCGCGGTTTGCTGCTGGTCGGCCCTCCGGGCACCGGCAAGACCTTGCTGGCCAAGTCCATCGCTGGCGAGGCCAAGGTACCCTTCTTCAGCATTTCCGGCTCCGACTTCGTCGAAATGTTCGTCGGCGTGGGCGCGGCCCGTGTGCGCGACATGTTCGAAAACGCCAAGAAGAACGCCCCCTGCATCATCTTCATCGACGAAATCGACGCCGTGGGCCGCCAGCGCGGCGCCGGCTTGGGCGGCGGCAACGACGAGCGCGAACAGACCCTCAACCAGATGCTGGTCGAGATGGACGGCTTCGAGACCAACCTCGGCGTGATCGTGGTGGCCGCCACCAACCGCCCCGACATCCTGGACGCCGCCTTGCTGCGTCCCGGCCGCTTCGACCGCCAGGTCTACGTGACGCTGCCGGACATCCGCGGCCGCGAACAGATCCTGAACGTGCACATGCGCAAGATCCCGATTGGGCAAGACGTTAGCCCCAACGTGATCGCCCGAGGTACCCCCGGCATGAGCGGCGCCGATCTGGCCAACCTGTGCAACGAAGCCGCGCTGATGGCCGCGCGCCGCAATGCGCGTGTGGTCGAGATGCAGGATTTCGAGAAGGCCAAGGACAAGATCTTCATGGGCCCCGAGCGCAAGAGCATGGTCATGCCCGAGGAAGAGCGCCGCAACACGGCCTACCACGAATCTGGCCACGCACTCATCGGCAAGCTGCTGCCCAAGTGCGACCCGGTCCACAAGGTCACCATCATCCCGCGCGGGCGCGCGCTGGGCGTGACCATGAGCCTGCCCGAGAACGACCGCTACAGCTATGACAAGGAATACATGCTGAACCAGATCAGCATGCTGTTCGGCGGCCGCATTGCGGAAGAAGTGTTCATGAACCAGATGACCACCGGCGCCAGCAACGACTTCGAGCGCGCCACCAACCTGGCCCGCGACATGGTCATGAAGTACGGCATGAGCGAGGTCATGGGCCCGATGGTCTATGCCGAGAACGAGGGCGAGGTGTTCCTGGGCCGCAGCGTGACCAAGACCACCAACATCAGCGGCGCCACCATGCAGAAGGTGGACGGCGAAGTGCGCCGCATCATCGACGAGCAGTACGCGCTGGCGCGCAAGCTGATCGAAGACAACCAGGACAAGATGCACGCCATGGCCAAGGCTTTGCTGGAATGGGAAACCATCGATGCCGAGCAGCTGGACGACATCATGGCCGGCCGCGCGCCGCGCCCGCCTAAGGACTTCACACCGCGTACGCCTTCGTCGGGCGGCAGCGGCGGGACGCCCTCCGAGGTGACCAAGCCTGCCGATCCAGCGCCCAGCGCTGCTTGA
- a CDS encoding RlmE family RNA methyltransferase — protein MKVKSKSKKVNKAWLSDHLNDPYVKLAQREGYRARAAYKLKEIDETLGLIKPGHRVVDLGSTPGAWSQYVRRRLSPDGAAAGELNGTIVALDILPMEPIEGVQFLQGDFREDEVLAQLAQAVGGEPVDVVVSDMAPNLSGVESSDSARIAHLVELAVEFAQNHLKPGGALVVKVFHGSGYSQLVKLFKETFKVVKPIKPKASRDKSAETFLVGIGLKHGRCDVPRP, from the coding sequence ATGAAGGTGAAAAGCAAGAGCAAAAAGGTCAACAAGGCGTGGTTGAGCGACCACCTGAACGACCCCTACGTCAAGCTGGCGCAGCGCGAGGGCTACCGCGCCCGCGCGGCGTACAAGCTCAAAGAGATCGACGAAACGCTGGGGCTCATCAAGCCCGGGCATCGCGTGGTGGACCTGGGCAGCACGCCTGGTGCCTGGAGCCAGTACGTGCGCCGCCGCCTGTCGCCCGACGGCGCAGCCGCCGGCGAGCTGAACGGCACCATCGTTGCGCTGGACATCCTGCCCATGGAGCCGATCGAGGGCGTGCAGTTTCTGCAAGGCGATTTCCGCGAAGACGAAGTGCTGGCCCAACTGGCGCAAGCCGTGGGCGGCGAGCCGGTGGACGTGGTGGTGTCGGACATGGCGCCCAACCTGTCGGGGGTGGAATCCAGCGATTCGGCGCGCATCGCGCATCTGGTCGAGCTGGCCGTGGAATTCGCTCAGAACCACCTCAAGCCGGGTGGCGCGCTGGTGGTGAAGGTGTTCCACGGCAGCGGCTACAGCCAGCTGGTCAAGCTGTTCAAGGAAACCTTCAAGGTGGTTAAGCCGATCAAACCCAAGGCTTCGCGCGACAAATCGGCGGAAACCTTTCTGGTCGGTATCGGTCTGAAGCACGGCCGCTGCGACGTGCCCCGACCTTGA
- a CDS encoding YhbY family RNA-binding protein, with protein sequence MAQIQLTPTERKAHRAEAHHLDPVVMIGGDGLTDAIRKEADLALNAHGLIKIRVLGDDRAAREAIYQQLADELNAAPIQHIGKLLVLWRPKPAKERGAPDEDRMAGPKDVKVLKYSKRGGQRPEVRVVRVLGNQRLTTGGKVKRSAPKQKSVKKGRSD encoded by the coding sequence ATGGCGCAGATCCAACTTACCCCCACCGAACGCAAAGCGCACCGCGCCGAGGCCCACCACCTGGACCCCGTGGTCATGATTGGCGGCGATGGCCTGACCGACGCCATCCGCAAAGAAGCCGATTTGGCGCTGAACGCCCACGGTCTGATCAAGATCCGCGTGCTGGGCGACGACCGCGCCGCGCGCGAGGCCATCTACCAACAACTGGCCGACGAGCTGAACGCCGCGCCCATCCAGCACATCGGCAAGCTGCTGGTGCTGTGGCGCCCCAAGCCCGCCAAAGAGCGCGGCGCGCCCGATGAAGACCGCATGGCCGGCCCCAAGGACGTGAAGGTGCTGAAGTACAGCAAGCGCGGCGGCCAGCGGCCCGAAGTGCGCGTGGTGCGCGTGCTGGGCAACCAGCGCCTGACCACGGGTGGCAAGGTGAAAAGGTCGGCGCCCAAGCAAAAGTCGGTCAAGAAAGGCCGTTCTGATTGA
- a CDS encoding glycosyltransferase, whose amino-acid sequence MKWGTKYGPEYVDRLYGMVRRHLSGDFNFVCLTDDAKGIRPEVQCLPIPPLNLNLKPGQRDGAWKKLTTFEADLHGLRGTAMFMDLDVVVVGSLDDFFTQPGAFNIIHDYPRFWRFGQRIVGNSSVYRFELGAHADVLAYFRDHMEEVQREYRNEQDFLSHYLHRQGKLNYWPTGWCPSFKYDCIPTWPTNYWKPPFVPAGARIVIFHGEVNPPDALAGKRNKRFAHIQPATWVGQAWKA is encoded by the coding sequence ATGAAATGGGGCACGAAATACGGCCCCGAATACGTCGACCGCCTCTACGGCATGGTGCGGCGCCATCTGTCGGGCGACTTCAACTTCGTCTGCCTGACCGACGACGCCAAGGGCATTCGGCCCGAGGTGCAGTGCCTGCCCATCCCGCCGCTCAACCTGAACCTGAAGCCCGGCCAGCGCGACGGCGCCTGGAAGAAGCTGACCACCTTTGAGGCCGATTTGCACGGCCTGCGCGGCACCGCCATGTTCATGGATCTGGACGTGGTGGTCGTCGGCAGCCTGGACGATTTTTTCACCCAGCCGGGTGCGTTCAACATCATCCACGACTACCCGCGCTTCTGGCGTTTTGGCCAGCGCATCGTGGGCAATTCGTCCGTGTACCGGTTTGAGCTGGGGGCGCACGCCGACGTGCTGGCGTACTTCCGCGACCACATGGAAGAAGTGCAGCGCGAGTACCGCAACGAGCAGGATTTCCTCTCGCACTACCTGCACCGGCAGGGCAAGCTGAACTACTGGCCGACCGGCTGGTGCCCCAGCTTCAAATACGACTGCATCCCGACGTGGCCCACCAACTACTGGAAGCCACCCTTCGTGCCAGCGGGTGCGCGCATCGTCATCTTCCACGGCGAAGTGAATCCGCCCGACGCGCTGGCGGGCAAACGCAACAAGCGCTTTGCCCACATCCAGCCCGCCACCTGGGTGGGGCAGGCCTGGAAGGCCTAG